ACCACCCGGGTCGGACGGAGGGGCACCTGGACCGGAAGGACAGCGTGGAGGTCGTGGGTTCTGTAGCGGGAAAACTACGTCAAAGTGAACTCACCTCAGCTTCACGACTCGGTACTGAACCCGGTCCACTTGCAGAAGCTCGGAGAGTCGGAACTGTGCACGACTAAGCCGGTTCCGGGAGTCCTTAAGAACCGAACTCACTCCGGCGGCCGCGGGATGCCGCTGCGGGGAGGAAGAGGTCTCACTCCCGCCTGGGAACAGACGCCCGGCCCAGGAGACACACGTGCGGCGGCTCTGGTTCTGATTTGCTTTCGGAGCGTCGAACCCAGTCGACGGTCGTTGGGTGCGTCACGTGAACCGAGCGCGTTCGGCGCACTCTCCCAGCCCGGGCAGAGCGCGTCATCTTCCATATGTGATCCTTGACATTTGACAGGTTGTGTCTTGGCGCCCCCTCTGGTCATCAGCCCTCATTGCAGTTGGACAGGAAGTTGAATAAAAGTCGACATCCGTCCAAACCGCGCCCTTTGCGTTGCGCTGTGTTTGTGAAAGCGAACTCGCATTTCCTCCCAGGTCTTCTCCCGGCCGCCCATGAACGCAGCGGTAATCCGACCCCGCCCCCTCGCTTCCTGCGCTCGCGCCGCCACTTGAACTGTAAACTTCGCTCGAGACCCTCGACAGACGGAGGACGTCACTCCTGCTCTGTGGTTCCTCGGATCGGTTGGTTTCCATGGAGTCGGTGAACGAGTGGAGTCCGCGGCAGGTGTCGGCCTGGCTGACAGGTGAGTCTGAGCGTCTAGGGGCGCGGTTGCGCGTCCATGACGTCACGTCACTTTTCCAAGTTGTCTGACGTCGCTGGCAGCCTGACTCGTTGGACTGAAGCTTCGTGCTGGGGTCGCACCTGGTCAGGGGTCAGCGGACCGCAGGTCCCGCACTGCTGCCCTGCTGTCTTCTTCTGGATCCGGATCTGAGCGCACGTGGGACCTGCAGGCGCCTGTTTGTTCTGCGGGTGTGGAGCCTTGACTTGTGGACTGACTCCAGATTTATCCAGAGAACCAAGTCGGACCAAGGCGAGGAGCTGAAGCGGTCTTGTGACATGGACCACCTGACCTGGTGCACGTGGTGTGGAGGCTCCTGGGAGAACTGGGGCCGCAGCTCCAGGATTTCCTCTTTCCTGTCACCGACATGCTGACGGAGAAGCGCCATTGTTCTGCTGCCGCCTCTGACCCCTGCACAGTGGTCACGTGAGGCCCAGGAAACCATCCCAGAGTGCTGGTATATCTGAGTCAACTGTCAGGTCTATGGTACACACACCAGCCTGGCGCCAGTCTGCAGTGTGGCTCGGTCTGCCAGCTGCACTGGACTCCACTCGGATCCTCGGTTCTCACCAGCAGATCAGAAGACCTGACGTGCTGGTGTCAGGCCGAGGCTTGAACATGCCATGTTGCtgccctcacacacaccttctctGTCCTtctggggacctctcctggccatcaccctttccccagccgttCCTCCtcaacctaaccctccaaaacacatggctcacctgaaccaaactggaacccagttggTTTGAAGTTTGAACCTGGTGGGGATCAGTCTCTCGGCTCTGTTGGGTGAAGACCTCACAGCCACCTCAGAAGGCCTCCTCACCATCAGCGCCTGGGGAGACCGAGTTCATTGTGAACTGCAGTACACCAGTACAGGAGTCACACGCTGGCTGGGTGGGAGCCTTCAGACCCAGACCACGCTCGGGTCCCTCGTGCATCAGACCGATCCCGGAGCCAGGTCCTGGTGCTGCTGGCCCAGTCAtggctgctgctctctgtcGCTCCCTGCAGGTCTGGACGACTGTCTGCACCAGTACATCCAGAGCTTCCAGAGGCAGCAGGTGAATGGAGAGCAGCTACTCCGCCTGAGCCACCAGGAGCTTCTGAGCCTGGGCCTGACCCGGGTGGGGCACCAGGAGTTGATGCTGGAGGCTGTGGATCTGCTGTGCGCGCTGGTCAGTGGCACTCTCACACATACTCCTCCTGACGTGCTTCCCTTCCACCTCCTCGTTTCCATGGTGATGACCCGTGGCGGCCCCTGTCCCGTCTGTGAGCAGAACTCGGGCGTGAAGTCAGAGCAGCTGAGGAGCGTGGTGGCCAAGATGCGAGCGGCGCACCGTGGCCTGAGCGCTGCCGTGTCCCAGCGACGGAAGAACCCGGAGCCTCATGTCACCCACCGGCCCTCCAACCAGTTCCTGACCGCCGTAGTGGAGCTCATCGCCGCGGCCAAGAGCCTGCTGGCCTGGATGGACAGGTACTGGGACCTGGCTCACTATTGACGAACTGGCAGCGCAGTGTTGGTGCAGCGGGGCCCTTTTGCCGTTCCCCCCAACCttccaaataactgggtgattctaactgggttcagaggcctggttcaggttagccatgtgtttagggggaAAGGGCGATGAGCGATCCTCATGAAACATAAGAacacagactgtgtgtgtgtgcgcagatGCACAGCAGCCAGCAGCGACAGTGTGAGTGACTCCAAGAGCAGGATCGTCCGTCTGTGTCTGGAACTGACCTCTACCGTCCAGAAGGTTGGTGACCCCACCTCCTCACCCTGGTCCAGGGTTTGCTTGTCACAGTGTCTCTCTGTGCTCAGGACTGCAGCAGCATGTgccacatggaggagaagattCTGGAAGTGGTGAGGACAGTCACACAACCAGCACCCCCTGCTGCTTCATTTTTTAGAACTTCCCATGCCTGCTGAATCAGCTGaccagctgcctctctggctcgCTCatgtgcgccccctgctgtcggCCACCTGGGTCTCTCACACGTGACACAGCCTCACGCTCTGTTTCAGTCTCAGGCTCTGAGTGGTGAATGTGACCAGACACTCcagatgacctctgaccccggcgAAAGTGAGGCAGCCGTTTTGGAGGAAGTTCACATCACCGACGTGCGACCAGGACAGGGGCTGGTGAGACCCCCCCTTCCTCGTCCGTGTGCACTCCTCTTCTCCATGTTGGTCTCTTCTTCTCAGGGTATCTACATCAAGTCCACGTACAACGGACTCCACATCATCACAGGGACAACTGAGAACGTGAGTGGCTGCtgttcctccctcctccccctcactcccatctcctcctcagtctccagCTGATCAGACTGGCAGGATTCACGCGGGCGACGAGGTGGTGCAGGTCAACTGTCAGACGGTGGTGAGTTTCCAGGCAAGCTCCGGGTCATCTGGAGGTCAGCTGACATCTGCAGTGCCGGACAGGTGGGCTGGCAGCTGCGGCACCTGGTGGCGACGCTGAGGGCTGGGTCTGGAGGCGTcacgctgctgctgaagaagagACCTGCTGGGACCTTCCAGCCCGCTCCCCTCAGGAACCTGCGCTGGAGACCGGCCCAGGTGAGCCCGGCTGCCTCGCCCACATACTCCCACCGCCGCTGTCCACAGACCGTCCAGGGCCTGCAGCTGGACTCGTCCCTCCCCCCTCCGCTGTGAGTCCCCGCCCACTGAGAACACCTGCTGCTCCGCCCACTGACTGACATCACATCCGGTTTTCCTCCAGTCAGGACGCTAACGCGAGGCACCGACAGGCTAAAGACCGCGGGACTTCAGATGAGCTGAGGGAGGTTCGGctgcgacctctgacctctgctcgctgtgagaacacacacacacacacacaagtgtgcaTGCACCCACACCCAGTTTCTGACCCGTCTCCTCCTGGACTCGCAGCCAGACCCCGGCCTGTCTCCATGCCTGTCGAACCCGTGTCCGGTGTGCTTCAGCTCGCAGGACGCCGAGCAGTGCCAGGGCATCGAGGTGACCTCCACCTCGGTCCCTTGTACCCCTTGCTGGAAGCTAACGTGCTATTCTGCCTCAGCAGGACAGGAAGTGCTGCGCAGACACCTGAGCAACGATGGCATCAGCGCCATCGCAGAGGAGGCGCCGTGCTTCCCGCCGCCGCATCGTGGTGCCCTGTCCGTCCGTGGGGTCGACCACATCAGAGGCAGCCGGTGCTTAGTCAGCACCGACCTGAACCATGGCGTTGCAGCGGCACCCAAGGAGGCCACACCCCCTGCGGCTCGGCccaacagcaaaaacaagtCGCTGCTGGGTAGCTGGTTCTCGCGCCTGCGACTTCTCAGCCACTGAGGCAGCATCTGACGGGGGCCAGCTTCCTCATAGGGACCACGTCCCCGAAACCTGCCACACATCAGTTGCCTACATGCATGATGGTGGACCTGCTGTGGATCCCGCAGCCTGATGTGCAGGCTAACACTTCACAAGTGACATCCCTGAGCGGAGACGCAAACGTTCCACACAAGTCACTGCAGAGGAACGAGCCGCTGAAATATGTGGCAGTTGAAATAAACGTTGGAATGTCAAGTGCTGCTTCGGTCATTTCCTCACCTAACGTCCAACCAAGCGCTGACGCGCCTCATCTCTCTGGGTTGCCTGCAGTGACGATCCTATCCTGCAGTGGCCCTCACCACCTGCCCATCATCATGGTTGAGGATGGGCGGAGCCGGGCACAGGCACCGCAGGACCGGACCGGTGCCAAAGGGTCACACATGCGCCTCGTGACTTCCACCACCTGCTCTTCACTGCCCCTGGCGGCCCTCACACAGAAGACGAATGGAAACGGATGAACTGTAAAGAACTTTATTTTGTCTCCTGGGTTCACAGCTGGAAGTCAGGGAATTCAAACACCACATCTTTGCCTGTGAGCTTCTTGTAGACGCCAGAGAACGTCTCCACCTGGTGGACAAACAAGGAAGCGTCAAGCACAGTTCTGGAGCAGCAGGGGGTGTCTCCCGCATGGTTTGACTCCTCAGACACAGGATTCTGGGAAGTTGTAGGAATATACAGGAGGCCCTTTCCTCTCTGGCAGGAGCCAGGGGGCAGGGCTTAGTGTGCGACAGCGTGGAACGGGACTGTACGTCTCAGCTCAGGGCTACGCTCCCATACGCCACTGGGGCAGAACCAGAACCTGGAGCTGCTCCTGTCGcagagcgagtgtgtgtgtgtgtgtgtgtgtgtgtgtgtgtgtgtgtgtgtgtgtg
This window of the Synchiropus splendidus isolate RoL2022-P1 chromosome 12, RoL_Sspl_1.0, whole genome shotgun sequence genome carries:
- the cnksr3 gene encoding connector enhancer of kinase suppressor of ras 3 isoform X2, whose product is MESVNEWSPRQVSAWLTGLDDCLHQYIQSFQRQQVNGEQLLRLSHQELLSLGLTRVGHQELMLEAVDLLCALNSGVKSEQLRSVVAKMRAAHRGLSAAVSQRRKNPEPHVTHRPSNQFLTAVVELIAAAKSLLAWMDRCTAASSDSVSDSKSRIVRLCLELTSTVQKDCSSMCHMEEKILEVSQALSGECDQTLQMTSDPGESEAAVLEEVHITDVRPGQGLGIYIKSTYNGLHIITGTTENSPADQTGRIHAGDEVVQVNCQTVVGWQLRHLVATLRAGSGGVTLLLKKRPAGTFQPAPLRNLRWRPAQVSPAASPTYSHRRCPQTVQGLQLDSSLPPPLQDANARHRQAKDRGTSDELREVRLRPLTSARSRPRPVSMPVEPVSGVLQLAGRRAVPGHRGQEVLRRHLSNDGISAIAEEAPCFPPPHRGALSVRGVDHIRGSRCLVSTDLNHGVAAAPKEATPPAARPNSKNKSLLGSWFSRLRLLSH
- the cnksr3 gene encoding connector enhancer of kinase suppressor of ras 3 isoform X1 gives rise to the protein MESVNEWSPRQVSAWLTGLDDCLHQYIQSFQRQQVNGEQLLRLSHQELLSLGLTRVGHQELMLEAVDLLCALNSGVKSEQLRSVVAKMRAAHRGLSAAVSQRRKNPEPHVTHRPSNQFLTAVVELIAAAKSLLAWMDRCTAASSDSVSDSKSRIVRLCLELTSTVQKDCSSMCHMEEKILEVSQALSGECDQTLQMTSDPGESEAAVLEEVHITDVRPGQGLVRPPLPRPCALLFSMLVSSSQGIYIKSTYNGLHIITGTTENSPADQTGRIHAGDEVVQVNCQTVVGWQLRHLVATLRAGSGGVTLLLKKRPAGTFQPAPLRNLRWRPAQVSPAASPTYSHRRCPQTVQGLQLDSSLPPPLQDANARHRQAKDRGTSDELREVRLRPLTSARSRPRPVSMPVEPVSGVLQLAGRRAVPGHRGQEVLRRHLSNDGISAIAEEAPCFPPPHRGALSVRGVDHIRGSRCLVSTDLNHGVAAAPKEATPPAARPNSKNKSLLGSWFSRLRLLSH
- the cnksr3 gene encoding connector enhancer of kinase suppressor of ras 3 isoform X3 translates to MESVNEWSPRQVSAWLTGLDDCLHQYIQSFQRQQVNGEQLLRLSHQELLSLGLTRVGHQELMLEAVDLLCALNSGVKSEQLRSVVAKMRAAHRGLSAAVSQRRKNPEPHVTHRPSNQFLTAVVELIAAAKSLLAWMDRCTAASSDSVSDSKSRIVRLCLELTSTVQKDCSSMCHMEEKILEVSQALSGECDQTLQMTSDPGESEAAVLEEVHITDVRPGQGLVRPPLPRPCALLFSMLVSSSQGIYIKSTYNGLHIITGTTENSPADQTGRIHAGDEVVQVNCQTVVGWQLRHLVATLRAGSGGVTLLLKKRPAGTFQPAPLRNLRWRPAQVSPAASPTYSHRRCPQTVQGLQLDSSLPPPLQDANARHRQAKDRGTSDELREVRLRPLTSARYPGLSPCLSNPCPVCFSSQDAEQCQGIEDRKCCADT